One segment of Carya illinoinensis cultivar Pawnee chromosome 13, C.illinoinensisPawnee_v1, whole genome shotgun sequence DNA contains the following:
- the LOC122291185 gene encoding uncharacterized protein LOC122291185 has translation MFLKSVDTSGLRKDVETLFNIFDEVVQEIGAENLVQLITDNDASYKAAGKKLQQKYGSFYWSPCAAHCIDLMLENFSDPRYFPLIDDTIKKTKKIRKFIYNHDWVLALMRQEFTKGHDLCRPAITRFATNFLSIQCLLLFKKELRQMFTCDKWIALSHSKSIIGKEIAGIVLEDKEFWAQCQFIVKISEHLVCVLRLVDGDEKPAMGYLYDAMERAKENIKARCNNKMALDPDDQDKIIEELDSYNNAVGEFGHTLAIRQRDKLNPESELLDGEDLDWASIEEPLISLNEEDVDNVGVDVDDGGDIDENILINMSNLDPYCLFDEDE, from the exons ATGTTCTTGAAGTCTGTTGATACATCTGGCCTTAGAAAAGATGTTGAAACATTGTTTAATATCTTTGATGAGGTTGTTCAAGAAATTGGAGCTGAGAATCTTGTGCAGCTCATAACGGACAATGATGCAAGTTATAAAGCTGCAGGAAAAAAGTTACAGCAGAAGTATGGCTCTTTCTACTGGTCCCCTTGTGCAGCTCATTGCATAGACTTGATGTTAGAGAATTTTTCTGATCCAAGATATTTTCCCCTTATTGATGATActataaaaaagacaaaaaagataAGAAAGTTCATCTATAACCATGATTGGGTTTTGGCATTGATGAGACAAGAGTTCACCAAAGGTCATGATTTGTGTCGTCCTGCAATTACAAGGTTTGcaacaaattttttaagtatccaATGCTTGCTCTTGTTTAAGAAAGAACTGAGACAAATGTTTACTTGTGATAAATGGATTGCATTAAGCCATTCTAAAAGCATCATAGGGAAAGAGATAGCTGGGATTGTTTTAGAAGATAAAGAGTTTTGGGCTCAAtgtcaatttattgttaaaattagTGAGCATTTGGTTTGTGTTCTACGACTTGTTGACGGGGATGAGAAGCCTGCAATGGGATACTTGTATGATGCAATGGAAAGAGCCAAAGAGAACATAAAAGCAAGATGTAATAACAAA ATGGCACTTGATCCTGATGACCAAGACAAGATCATTGAAGAACTTGACTCGTATAATAATGCAGTAGGTGAGTTTGGACATACTTTAGCAATCCGCCAGCGTGATAAGCTTAATCCAG AATCTGAGCTTCTTGATGGAGAAGATTTGGATTGGGCAAGTATTGAGGAGCCATTGATCTCACTAAATGAGGAAGACGTTGATAATGTTGgtgttgatgttgatgatggtggtgacattgatgaaaatattttgatcaaCATGTCGAATCTTGATCCTTATTGTCTTTTTGATGAGgatgagtga